The genomic DNA TCTTCGAGCAACTCGAAAGCGCAGTGCAGCGCCTGCAGCAGCAGGAACCGGACAATGTGCTGGTGCTTTCTTGCGAGCCGACCATCGCCATGCGCTGGCTGATCCCCCGCCTGCCCCGCTTTCATGCCGCCCACCCAGACCTGCGACTGCACCTGGTGGCCGCCGGTGGGCCGCTGGACTTTGCCCGCAGCGGCGTTGACCTGGCACTACGACGTGATGATTTCCATTGGCCGCCCACCCTGCACGCGCTGAAGGTCTGCGACGAATGGATCGGCCCGGTCAACCGCGATGGCGGCACCGCACTCGATGGCCAACGCCAATTGCACAGCAACACTCGCCCCAGTGCCTGGCCCGCGTGGCTGCGCCTGAGTGGCCAGCAGGCGCGACACTGCCAACGCAGCGACTACGAACACTTCTACCTGTCACTGCAGGCCGCCAGTGCCGGCCTGGGCCTGGCGATCGCCTCGGCGCTGATGGTGCGCGATGAACTCGACAGCGGGCAGTTGCAGGCGCCATTCGGCTTTCTGCGCGATGGGTCCGCCTATCACCTGCTAAGCCCGCAACCGCTGGATGACGGCGGCAAGCGCCAACGCTTTGCCGATTGGGTAATGGGAGAAAGCCAGGCCTGCCTCGCTCACCTGGGTTTGCTGCAGAACGACGACGCGGCACTGCCATCACCGCCCCAGGTGCGATAACCCGCGGTGTCGATATGGATGCGGCCTGTCGGGTAGCGCCCCAGCCCCATGCCCCAGGCCTGGCCATGCTGCTGCCAGAAGCGGCACAACGGGTTGGGGTCGGCCCAGCCTGGCAGCAGGATATCGACTGCAAAGGCACGGGTGTGGGCGCTGCCCACGGCACCTCCTGCGCACCTGTTCAAGCCCGAGTCACGGTAGGCGGAGACCACTTCGAACTGGCGCAGGATGCCTTGCTTTTCCAGCGTATTGATCAGCGCCAGCGTGGAGCGCACTGCCAGCCAGTTGCCAGGCGGCGGCACGGCAAACGGTGAAGCCTTGCACAGCCGCCAGTCCGACGCTGAGCGCAGCAATTGGTGAATCGGCACCACGCCATACAGGCGGGCGTCCACCAGCATCTCCCGAAAAGGGCGGGTCTGATGATCCCCCGCCCATTGCGCGAACATCCACAGGTCACGTTCATCGGCCTGAGCCACGCCCCCCAGCATCACGCCTGTGGCCATCAGCAGCCATTTCGTCCTTCTCATCCCCGCTCCCTCTGCCCCAGTATGAGCACGGCCGCCAATCGGGGCGGCCATTACAAGGAGTTAAGCATGCACAAATTACTGGTAACAGAGCAGGAAGGATTGAAAGTCAGTCTTCGAGCAACGTACAAGCCATCACCAGCGCATCCTCGCGCCCGCCCGCCACCGGGTAGTAATCACGCCGACGGCCAATCTCGTTGAAGCCGTACCGCTCATACAAGCGATAGGCCGACTGGTTGCTGGCTCGCACTTCCAGAAAACACTCGCGCCCATTGAGCTGATAGGCCCGCGCCATCAGGTGCTCGAGCAAGCGCAGGCCCAGGCCACGCCCCTGGTTCTCGGGCTTGACGGTAATGTTCAGCAGGTGCGCTTCGTCGATGATCACGTTGATCACACCATGGCCGACCTGCTGTTGACCATCGAACATCAACCACACTTCGTAGGACTTGAGCGCATCCTGGAAAATCCCGCGGGTCCAGGGATGGCTGAACGCGGCATATTCGATCTTCAGCACGGCATCCAGATCCGCCTCGGTCATGGGGCGGAAACTGATCGATTCACTCATTCAACGCTCTTCCAGCGCGCCATCAGCTGGCGCATCGCTTTCCAGACGTCCGCCTTGCGCTGCGGCTCGTCCATCAACAGTTCAAGGCCCGGCAACGCCCAGGCGTCGCCCAGGCCGTCGAGCTTGAGTACTTGGTAATAGGCTTGGGCGTCGGTATTGGCGGCAAAGCGCAAGGCCGGCATGCCGATCAGCCAAAGGCAGGTGCAAGGGGCTTCTTCAAGGCGCGCCTGAATGAAGCCCTGGACGAAATCACGCGCGGCGTCCGGCCCCTGGTCCATGTTGCCACGCACCAGCAGCGGCCAGCGCACCGGCTCGCCGATGATCTGCGGGGCATCTGGCAGGCCTGCGGCGCGCAGCATGTCCTTGAGCAGCAGGTAGGATGGGTCGCGGCTCTGGAACGGCTGGCCGGTGGCCAATTCCACCAGCAGCAGGCAGTTGCCGGCGCGCAGCAGTTGCAGCGAGAAACGCGGTGGCGGCACGGGGGCCGGACGTGGCGCGGGGGCTTGTTCCTCGGCCTCGACCGGTTTGGCGGTGGGCTTAGGCGCGTTGCCCGGGCGCGGAATTTCGATTTTCGGACGTTCGCCGGAGCGCGCCTGTGGTGCGACCGGCGCTTCGTTGGCAGGGGCTGGCGAAGGCCTGACCTCGAACGCGGCTTGCTCGACCGGAACCTGCGGCAACAGCAGCTCTGGCCGCGACGGCGCAGCGAACGGCAGTTCGGCGCGCGGCAGCCAATGCACCACTTGCATGGCGGAAAGGTAGGCGCGGCGGCGGGACTCGGTCAGCAAGGCACGGGTATCCGGGGGGCTGGAACAATCGGGCATTCTAACGCTGTTGGCTGCCGAGCGCCGCAACTGGTCGGCAGAAAATTGCTGCCTGTACCGCCGAGGGGGCCAGGGAAACCCCCAGCCAATCCGAGGTTATCCCTCATTACAGACCAAGGGGTGAAATCCTCCCCCCCGGATGCAGTACAATCGCCCCCTTTTTACTTGGCAACGAGTAGACGCCAATGATCGAACCCAAGCGCGTCCTGCGCGCCCTAGCCGAACACTGGGCCCTGATCGAGCCGCTGTGCGAGCGTTTCGACCAAGGCACCCTGAGCCTGGTCGAACTGCGCCAGCAGTTGGGCCGCCAGCAAGTGGAAAGCACGCCGCAGGACATTACCCAGCTGCTCGACGTGTGGATCCGCCTGGATATCCTGGTCCCGGTGGCCAAGAGCCCGAACCGTTTCGAGCTCAACGCCCAGATCCACGACTTCCTCGCCTACCTGCGCCGCGAGCACCGCCTGGGCCTGTGCCTGGAGATCGAGGCCTACCTGCGCCACCTGGAGCGCCTTGCCGGGCATATTCAGGATGCCTTCGACAACCGCGACAGCGATGACCTGGCGCGCCAACTGCGCCTGCTCGACATGCGCGTGCGCGACGTACTGAAAAAGCTCGACAACGACGAACAGGCGCTGGTCGCCGTGGCCGAACGGGCCAAGACCAGCAACCGCCAGATCCCGCTGCGCCAGCGTTATGCCGAAGTACTGGCGACCTGGGACGAATACGTCGAGCCGATGATCCAGCTGGTCAACGCCGACGGAGCCTTCGAACAGGGCGTACGCAAGGTCGAGACCGTGCTGCTGAAACTGCTCGGCGAACAGGCGCGCCTGGGCCACCTGGTCGACGACGACATGCTGCTGCGCACCCATGCGCGCATCCTCGAGATGCAGACCAGCGCCCAGCTGACGCTGCGCCACGCCCGTGAACTGCTGCTGCCGTTGCGCGAAGAAGCGCGTCGGCATAATGCCGTGACCCGCGGCGCTGCCTTGGCCCTGTCGGTGATCCGGCGCAAGGGTATCGACGCCGTGCCGCAGGCGGCCATGCCATTGTTCACCCGGCCGCAGAGCACCTTCCTGGGCAGCGCCAGCCAGGTCGAGGCGTACGTCTATGCCCTCGCCCGCTTCGAGCCGAAACCGGCCAAGTTCCCCAAGGCGCACAAGACCCAGACTGGCCCGCTGCCGCGCGCGCCACGCACGGTCAAGGAAATGCTCGAACGCTGCGAGGATGCCCTGCCGCTGCCTGACCTGATGGTCTGGCTGCTGGACCAGGAGCCCGAAGGCGCCACCGACGAACTGCTGTACTGGTTCTCGCGCCTGTCGCGTGAAAAGCGTTTCAAGCGCGAACGCCTCGAACGCCGCGAGTACACCACCCACGAACACCTGGTCAGCCTGCGCTCGTTCGCCCTGACATCCAGCCGCGAAGCGCAACCTGAAACCAACGCGAGCCCAGCCAATGCATCTTGATCTTTCCGAACTGTCCCAGCTCGCGCCGATCTTCCGCGAGCTGTTCAAAGGGTTCCACGTCAGCCGCCGCGACCCGGAGCTGTACGCCCAGCTGTCGAACTTCCAGGACCAGTACCGCACCCTGTTCAAGGCCTTGGGCTTCGAGCTGGTGTGCGATACCCGCGGCTTCTATTACTTCGTCCCCGAGCAGGCCGCCGCGCAGGTCAACAAGACCGCCCAGCGCCTGTCGCTGTTCACTTTCATCCTGGTCGAGCACCTGGCCGACCAGGGCCGCGACCCGATGGCGGTGCTCGACGGCGGCAGCATCGGGCGCGATGAGCTGCCCTCGCTGCTGGACAAATACCGTGACCTGTTCCTGCAGGCTGAAGTGCAAACTGTCGACGAGCTGGAAGAAAAGATCATGCGCCGCATGACCCAGCTCGGCTTCGCCCACGAGGAAGGCGGCATCTACCGCTTCCTGCCACCGA from Pseudomonas putida includes the following:
- a CDS encoding D-Ala-D-Ala carboxypeptidase family metallohydrolase; its protein translation is MRRTKWLLMATGVMLGGVAQADERDLWMFAQWAGDHQTRPFREMLVDARLYGVVPIHQLLRSASDWRLCKASPFAVPPPGNWLAVRSTLALINTLEKQGILRQFEVVSAYRDSGLNRCAGGAVGSAHTRAFAVDILLPGWADPNPLCRFWQQHGQAWGMGLGRYPTGRIHIDTAGYRTWGGDGSAASSFCSKPR
- the mksE gene encoding Mks condensin complex protein MksE, with protein sequence MHLDLSELSQLAPIFRELFKGFHVSRRDPELYAQLSNFQDQYRTLFKALGFELVCDTRGFYYFVPEQAAAQVNKTAQRLSLFTFILVEHLADQGRDPMAVLDGGSIGRDELPSLLDKYRDLFLQAEVQTVDELEEKIMRRMTQLGFAHEEGGIYRFLPPMHRFLDVCLSVQQDRDLAASLHSDLPLPTPVLVEEESPEALAHTDDPLDLTPFEGEESEEEALARAIREEQQEIDA
- the rimI gene encoding ribosomal protein S18-alanine N-acetyltransferase, giving the protein MSESISFRPMTEADLDAVLKIEYAAFSHPWTRGIFQDALKSYEVWLMFDGQQQVGHGVINVIIDEAHLLNITVKPENQGRGLGLRLLEHLMARAYQLNGRECFLEVRASNQSAYRLYERYGFNEIGRRRDYYPVAGGREDALVMACTLLED
- a CDS encoding LysR substrate-binding domain-containing protein; the encoded protein is MKLPPLTALRYFDIAAETESFVRAAERLHVTHGAVSRQVRLLEESLGVELFERRNRAIFLTPAGRALHGTTQAIFEQLESAVQRLQQQEPDNVLVLSCEPTIAMRWLIPRLPRFHAAHPDLRLHLVAAGGPLDFARSGVDLALRRDDFHWPPTLHALKVCDEWIGPVNRDGGTALDGQRQLHSNTRPSAWPAWLRLSGQQARHCQRSDYEHFYLSLQAASAGLGLAIASALMVRDELDSGQLQAPFGFLRDGSAYHLLSPQPLDDGGKRQRFADWVMGESQACLAHLGLLQNDDAALPSPPQVR
- the mksB gene encoding Mks condensin complex protein MksB, whose protein sequence is MIEPKRVLRALAEHWALIEPLCERFDQGTLSLVELRQQLGRQQVESTPQDITQLLDVWIRLDILVPVAKSPNRFELNAQIHDFLAYLRREHRLGLCLEIEAYLRHLERLAGHIQDAFDNRDSDDLARQLRLLDMRVRDVLKKLDNDEQALVAVAERAKTSNRQIPLRQRYAEVLATWDEYVEPMIQLVNADGAFEQGVRKVETVLLKLLGEQARLGHLVDDDMLLRTHARILEMQTSAQLTLRHARELLLPLREEARRHNAVTRGAALALSVIRRKGIDAVPQAAMPLFTRPQSTFLGSASQVEAYVYALARFEPKPAKFPKAHKTQTGPLPRAPRTVKEMLERCEDALPLPDLMVWLLDQEPEGATDELLYWFSRLSREKRFKRERLERREYTTHEHLVSLRSFALTSSREAQPETNASPANAS